One genomic segment of Criblamydia sequanensis CRIB-18 includes these proteins:
- the rimO gene encoding 30S ribosomal protein S12 methylthiotransferase RimO, giving the protein MLPVYKEKKNPEPEKPKNEKPKAVNTKGNKPNFYIRGNKVHFISLGCPRNLVDSEVMLGILLKAGYEPEENIKKSDYIVINTCGFLQASRDESLSTIDMALSTRKKSAKVIVTGCMVQRHSEEVKAAFPSVDYMLGSGDVEGILKAVESESQGEEITPLKSYLEAGEVPRQLSTPKHFAYLKIAEGCRKRCAYCVIPAIKGPLKSKSKEQILKEFRTLIKGGVEEVILIAQDLGDYGKDQGFKRSEGLLDLLKELLKEEGNFWIRLLYLYPDEITDELIELMKSEPRICPYLDMPIQHINNDMLKSMHRATSKEDIIRIITKLRKEIPEIAIRTSLIVGFPGETEEQFKELVAFVKEHPLENVGVFTFSREPGSYAYDLPNQIEEEVKEKRQKELTKILIKASEKQNKRLIGKKIEVFVEGYHPETDMLMVGRHQGQCPEIDGQVIINDGRKVTKFGKRYLVEIHDAQGFDVIGAVIKAV; this is encoded by the coding sequence ATGCTTCCTGTCTACAAGGAAAAGAAGAACCCCGAACCTGAAAAACCAAAAAATGAGAAGCCAAAGGCTGTAAATACTAAAGGGAATAAACCTAATTTTTACATCCGCGGCAATAAAGTGCATTTTATTAGCCTTGGGTGCCCGAGGAATCTTGTCGATAGCGAGGTCATGCTTGGCATTCTTCTAAAGGCCGGGTATGAGCCCGAGGAAAACATAAAAAAATCCGACTACATTGTCATCAACACTTGCGGTTTTTTGCAAGCTTCAAGAGATGAATCCCTATCCACCATCGATATGGCGTTAAGCACAAGAAAGAAAAGCGCTAAGGTGATTGTTACCGGCTGCATGGTCCAAAGGCATAGTGAAGAAGTAAAGGCAGCTTTTCCTTCGGTGGATTACATGCTAGGGTCAGGGGATGTAGAGGGGATTTTAAAGGCCGTTGAAAGCGAAAGTCAAGGCGAGGAAATCACGCCTTTAAAAAGTTATTTAGAAGCCGGAGAAGTGCCTCGTCAACTCTCGACGCCAAAACACTTTGCTTATTTGAAAATTGCGGAAGGCTGTCGAAAAAGATGCGCCTACTGTGTGATCCCGGCCATCAAGGGGCCTTTAAAAAGTAAGAGTAAAGAGCAAATCCTAAAAGAGTTTAGAACCCTTATTAAAGGCGGGGTTGAAGAAGTCATTTTGATCGCGCAAGACCTTGGCGATTACGGTAAGGACCAAGGTTTTAAAAGAAGCGAGGGACTCTTAGACCTTTTAAAAGAGCTTTTAAAAGAAGAAGGGAATTTCTGGATCCGCTTGCTTTATCTTTATCCTGATGAAATCACAGATGAGCTCATCGAGCTAATGAAGAGCGAGCCAAGAATTTGTCCTTATCTTGATATGCCGATTCAGCACATTAACAACGACATGCTCAAATCTATGCATCGGGCAACCTCCAAAGAAGATATTATCCGAATCATCACGAAACTTAGAAAAGAAATTCCGGAGATTGCCATTAGGACAAGTTTAATTGTCGGGTTTCCGGGAGAAACCGAAGAGCAGTTTAAAGAGCTTGTGGCTTTCGTTAAAGAACATCCCCTGGAAAATGTCGGCGTCTTTACTTTTTCAAGGGAACCCGGAAGCTACGCCTACGATCTTCCCAATCAGATTGAAGAAGAAGTAAAAGAAAAAAGACAAAAAGAGCTCACTAAAATTCTCATTAAAGCCTCTGAAAAACAAAATAAGAGACTCATCGGCAAGAAAATTGAAGTGTTTGTCGAAGGCTATCACCCGGAAACGGATATGCTCATGGTAGGACGCCACCAGGGACAATGCCCTGAGATTGATGGTCAAGTGATCATCAATGACGGCAGAAAAGTCACTAAATTCGGCAAGAGGTATCTTGTTGAGATTCATGATGCTCAAGGGTTTGATGTTATCGGCGCTGTAATCAAAGCGGTTTAA